A window of the Lolium perenne isolate Kyuss_39 chromosome 7, Kyuss_2.0, whole genome shotgun sequence genome harbors these coding sequences:
- the LOC127316255 gene encoding manganese-dependent ADP-ribose/CDP-alcohol diphosphatase produces MLAHPGGVGVIRASAAREPLFSFGVIADVQYADIPDGRSFLGVPRYYRHSITVLQRAVRSWNGHKAGVKFCVNFGDIVDGFCPKDRSLSAVQAVVAEFDRFRGGPAYHMLGNHCLYNLPRSELVSVLRMPGRAYYEFSPWPGYRFVVLDAYDFSAVGWPRDHPVALAARRFLEERNPNADKNSPTGLAGEDRRFVMFNGGVGEEQLRWLDGALRSASRRGETVVVCSHLPLHPGAASPAGLMWNYEEALAVVHRHGCVAACLAGHDHRGGYAVDARGVHHRTLEAALECPPGTDSFGRVDVFPGRLSLAGSGRMASTDMPLPVPRVS; encoded by the coding sequence ATGCTAGCTCACCCGGGAGGGGTCGGGGTGATCCGGGCGTCGGCGGCCAGGGAGCCCCTCTTCTCGTTCGGCGTCATCGCGGACGTCCAGTACGCCGACATCCCGGACGGCCGCTCCTTCCTCGGCGTGCCTCGGTACTACCGCCACAGCATCACCGTGCTCCAGCGGGCGGTCCGGAGCTGGAACGGCCACAAGGCCGGCGTCAAGTTCTGCGTCAACTTCGGGGACATCGTCGACGGCTTCTGCCCCAAGGACAGGTCGCTGTCCGCCGTGCAGGCCGTGGTGGCGGAGTTCGACCGGTTCCGCGGCGGCCCGGCGTACCACATGCTCGGCAACCACTGCCTGTACAACCTCCCGCGGAGCGAGCTGGTGTCCGTGCTGCGGATGCCGGGCCGCGCCTACTACGAGTTCTCGCCGTGGCCCGGGTACAGGTTCGTGGTGCTGGACGCGTACGACTTCAGCGCCGTCGGGTGGCCGCGCGACCACCCGGTGGCGCTGGCGGCGAGGCGGTTCCTGGAGGAGCGGAACCCGAACGCCGACAAGAACAGCCCCACCGGGCTGGCCGGCGAGGACCGGCGGTTCGTGATGTTCAACGGGGGAGTCGGCGAGGAGCAGCTGCGGTGGCTGGACGGCGCCCTGCGGAGCGCGTCGCGGCGCGGGGAGACCGTGGTGGTGTGCAGCCACCTGCCGCTCCACCCGGGCGCGGCGTCCCCCGCGGGGCTCATGTGGAACTACGAGGAGGCGCTGGCCGTGGTGCACCGGCACGGCTGCGTCGCGGCGTGCCTCGCCGGGCACGACCACAGGGGCGGGTACGCCGTGGACGCGCGCGGCGTGCACCACCGCACCCTGGAGGCCGCGCTCGAGTGCCCGCCAGGCACCGACTCGTTCGGCCGCGTCGACGTGTTCCCCGGCAGGCTCTCGCTCGCCGGCTCCGGCAGGATGGCCAGCACCGACATGCCGCTCCCTGTACCCCGAGTGAGCTAG
- the LOC127316251 gene encoding cytochrome c1-2, heme protein, mitochondrial codes for MAAGRGLSQLLRKTLHSQSSGSSVLSSFRAKNEESSAGLRALALLGVGASGLLSFGTIASADEAEHGLAAADYPWPHEGILSSYDHASIRRGHQVYQQVCASCHSMSLISYRDLVGVAYTEEETKAMAAEIEVVDGPNDEGEMFTRPGKLSDRFPQPYPNEQAARFANGGAYPPDLSLITKARHNGQNYVFALLTGYHDPPAGVQIREGLHYNPYFPGGAIAMPKMLMDGAVEYEDGTPATEAQMGKDVVSFLSWAAEPEMEERKLMGVKWIFLLSLALLQAAYYRRMRWSVLKSRKLVLDVVN; via the exons ATGGCTGCCGGGAGGGGCCTCAGCCAGCTTCTGAGGAAAACTCTTCATAGCCAGTCGTCT GGCTCATCTGTGCTCTCCTCGTTCCGGGCAAAGAATGAAGAGTCTTCTGCTGGACTAAGAGCATTGGCTCTTCTTGGAGTTGGTGCTTCCGGTCTCTTAAGTTTTGGTACGATAGCATCTGCTGATGAAGCTGAGCATGGTTTGGCAGCGGCAGACTACCCCTGGCCGCATGAGGGCATTCTTAGCTCTTACGATCACGCATC AATCCGGCGTGGACACCAAGTTTACCAGCAAGTGTGTGCATCTTGCCACTCCATGTCATTGATTTCATACCGTGATTTGGTTGGGGTGGCCTATACTGAGGAGGAAACCAAGGCAATGGCTGCTGAAATTGAAGTGGTTGATGGTCCTAATGATGAGGGTGAAATGTTCACACGTCCTGGTAAGCTGAGTGATCGCTTCCCGCAGCCTTATCCAAATGAACAGGCTGCCCGATTTGCAAATGGTGGAGCATATCCTCCGGACCTCAGTCTTATCACAAAG GCAAGGCACAATGGCCAGAACTACGTGTTTGCTCTTCTTACTGGTTACCATGACCCACCTGCTGGTGTTCAG ATCCGTGAGGGTCTGCATTACAATCCCTACTTCCCTGGTGGTGCCATAGCCATGCCTAAGATGCTTATGGATGGAGCTGTTGAGTATGAAGATGGTACCCCTGCAACTGAAGCCCAG ATGGGCAAGGATGTTGTGTCGTTCTTGTCGTGGGCAGCTGAGCCTGAAATGGAAGAGAGGAAACTG ATGGGCGTCAAATGGATATTCCTTCTGTCACTTGCACTTCTCCAAGCCGCATACTACCGTCGCATGAGGTGGTCGGTCCTCAAGTCCCGCAAGCTGGTCCTGGATGTCGTCAACTGA